One Streptomyces sp. SAI-135 DNA segment encodes these proteins:
- the lipA gene encoding lipoyl synthase yields MSAVAPDGRKMLRLEVRNAQTPIERKPEWIKTRAKMGPEYTAMQKLVKSEGLHTVCQEAGCPNIYECWEDREATFLIGGDQCTRRCDFCQIDTGKPEALDRDEPRRVGESVVTMDLNYATITGVARDDLEDGGAWLYAETVRQIHEQTSSREAGRTKVELLAPDFNAVPELLQQVFESRPEVFAHNVETVPRIFKRIRPGFRYERSLKVITDARDFGLVTKSNLILGMGETREEVSEALQQLHDAGCELVTITQYLRPSVRHHPVERWVKPQEFVELKEEAEQIGFSGVMSGPLVRSSYRAGRLYQMAVEKRGAYVASQAV; encoded by the coding sequence GTGTCCGCAGTCGCACCCGACGGACGCAAGATGCTGCGCCTGGAGGTCCGCAACGCCCAGACCCCCATCGAGCGCAAGCCCGAGTGGATCAAGACCCGGGCGAAAATGGGTCCCGAGTACACCGCCATGCAGAAGCTCGTGAAGAGCGAGGGCCTGCACACGGTGTGCCAGGAAGCCGGCTGTCCCAACATCTACGAGTGCTGGGAGGACCGCGAGGCGACCTTCCTCATCGGCGGCGACCAGTGCACCCGGCGCTGCGACTTCTGCCAGATCGACACCGGCAAGCCCGAGGCGCTCGACCGCGACGAGCCGCGCCGCGTCGGCGAGTCCGTGGTCACCATGGACCTGAACTACGCCACCATCACCGGCGTCGCCCGCGACGACCTGGAGGACGGCGGCGCCTGGCTGTACGCCGAGACGGTCCGCCAGATCCACGAGCAGACGTCCTCCCGTGAGGCCGGCCGCACCAAGGTCGAGCTGCTGGCCCCCGACTTCAACGCCGTGCCGGAGCTGCTCCAGCAGGTCTTCGAGTCCCGCCCCGAGGTCTTCGCGCACAACGTCGAGACGGTCCCGCGGATCTTCAAGCGCATCCGTCCCGGCTTCCGCTACGAGCGCTCCCTGAAGGTCATCACCGACGCCCGCGACTTCGGCCTGGTGACCAAGTCCAACCTGATCCTCGGCATGGGCGAGACCCGCGAGGAGGTCAGCGAAGCGCTCCAGCAGCTGCACGACGCCGGCTGCGAGCTCGTCACCATCACCCAGTACCTGCGGCCGTCGGTGCGGCACCACCCCGTGGAGCGCTGGGTCAAGCCGCAGGAGTTCGTGGAGCTCAAGGAGGAGGCCGAGCAGATCGGCTTCTCCGGCGTGATGTCCGGACCCCTGGTCCGGTCGTCCTACCGGGCGGGCCGGCTCTACCAGATGGCCGTCGAGAAGCGTGGCGCGTACGTCGCCTCGCAGGCCGTGTGA
- a CDS encoding DUF4191 domain-containing protein: MARSDSAADAANTGRLKQIALTYKMTRKADKKIGLVLAGVFLLILGVFLAIGFLIGHPVYLGILGFLLAFLGTAIVFGRRAERAAFGQMEGQPGAAAAVLDNIGRGWTTTPAVAMNRSQDVVHRAVGKAGIVLVAEGNPNRVKGLLAAEKRKMNRIVADVPVHDIVVGTGEGQVPLKKVRTTMLKLPRVLTGPQVTATNDRLRAMGDLMSNMPLPKGPMPKGMKLPKGGGKAR, translated from the coding sequence ATGGCGAGAAGTGACAGTGCGGCGGATGCCGCGAACACCGGGCGACTGAAGCAGATCGCCCTGACGTACAAGATGACCCGCAAGGCCGACAAGAAGATCGGCCTGGTACTCGCGGGTGTCTTCCTCCTCATCCTCGGCGTCTTTCTCGCCATCGGTTTCCTGATCGGCCACCCGGTCTACCTCGGCATCCTGGGCTTCCTGCTCGCCTTCCTCGGGACGGCGATCGTGTTCGGGCGCCGGGCCGAGCGGGCCGCGTTCGGGCAGATGGAAGGACAGCCGGGTGCCGCCGCGGCCGTACTGGACAACATCGGCCGGGGCTGGACGACGACCCCCGCGGTGGCGATGAACCGCAGCCAGGACGTGGTGCACCGGGCCGTCGGCAAGGCCGGCATCGTCCTGGTCGCCGAGGGCAACCCGAACCGGGTCAAGGGCCTGCTGGCCGCCGAGAAGCGGAAGATGAACCGGATCGTCGCGGACGTGCCGGTGCACGACATCGTCGTCGGCACGGGCGAGGGCCAGGTCCCCCTGAAGAAGGTGCGGACCACGATGCTGAAGCTGCCCCGCGTGCTGACCGGCCCCCAGGTGACCGCCACCAACGACCGGCTGCGGGCGATGGGCGACCTGATGAGCAACATGCCGTTGCCGAAGGGCCCGATGCCGAAGGGCATGAAGCTGCCGAAGGGCGGCGGCAAGGCCCGCTGA
- a CDS encoding RDD family protein, translating into MDKRDAIGSWLSGPRAAAEDAGVDFGYRGQQLGLPEEGPGSIARPGRRLGALAVDWAMSVLIASQLITQSYGDPATSNWALLVFFLMGALTVGTIGFTPGKRLFGLRVVTLETGRVSPLRALLRTVLLCLAVPALIWDRDGRGLHDRLAKTVEVRI; encoded by the coding sequence GTGGACAAGAGGGATGCAATCGGATCGTGGCTCTCCGGCCCCCGCGCGGCCGCCGAGGATGCCGGTGTCGACTTCGGATACCGCGGACAGCAGCTCGGTCTGCCCGAGGAGGGACCGGGCTCGATCGCGCGCCCCGGACGGCGGCTGGGCGCACTCGCCGTGGACTGGGCGATGAGCGTCCTGATTGCATCCCAGCTCATCACGCAGAGCTATGGCGACCCCGCGACCTCGAACTGGGCCCTGCTGGTGTTCTTCCTGATGGGCGCCCTCACCGTCGGCACCATCGGCTTTACCCCGGGCAAGCGTCTGTTCGGCCTGCGCGTGGTCACCCTCGAGACGGGCCGCGTCAGCCCCCTGCGCGCCCTGCTGCGCACGGTCCTGCTCTGCCTCGCCGTCCCGGCCCTGATCTGGGACCGCGACGGCCGGGGCCTGCACGACCGGCTGGCGAAGACCGTGGAAGTCCGCATCTGA
- the glnA gene encoding type I glutamate--ammonia ligase, producing the protein MFQNADEAKKFIADEDVKFVDVRFCDLPGVMQHFTLPVEAFDPDEELAFDGSSIRGFQAIHESDMALRADLSTARVDPFRRDKTLNINFFIHDPITGEQYSRDPRNVAKKAEAYLASTGIADTAYFGPEAEFYVFDSVRFATSSNESFYHIDSEAGAWNTGALEDNRGYKVRYKGGYFPVPPVDHFADLRAEISLELAKSGLQVERQHHEVGTAGQAEINYKFNTLLAAADDLQLFKYIVKNVAWRNGKTATFMPKPIFGDNGSGMHVHQSLWAGGSPLFYDEAGYAGLSDTARYYIGGILKHAPSLLAFTNPTVNSYHRLVPGFEAPINLVYSQRNRSAAMRIPITGSNPKAKRVEFRAPDSSGNPYLAFSALLLAGLDGIKNKIEPAEPIDKDLYELAPEEHANVAQVPTSLPAVLDSLEADHEFLLQGDVFTPDLIETWIDFKRTNEIAPLQLRPHPHEFELYFDV; encoded by the coding sequence ATGTTCCAGAACGCCGACGAGGCCAAGAAGTTCATCGCGGACGAGGACGTCAAGTTCGTCGACGTCCGTTTCTGCGACCTGCCGGGCGTCATGCAGCACTTCACGCTGCCCGTCGAGGCGTTCGACCCGGACGAGGAGCTCGCCTTCGACGGCTCGTCGATCCGCGGCTTCCAGGCCATCCACGAGTCCGACATGGCGCTGCGCGCGGACCTGTCGACCGCCCGGGTCGACCCCTTCCGCCGCGACAAGACGCTGAACATCAACTTCTTCATCCACGACCCGATCACCGGCGAGCAGTACAGCCGTGACCCGCGGAACGTGGCGAAGAAGGCCGAGGCCTACCTCGCGTCGACGGGCATCGCCGACACCGCCTACTTCGGCCCCGAGGCGGAGTTCTACGTCTTCGACTCGGTGCGCTTCGCCACCTCGTCGAACGAGTCCTTCTACCACATCGACTCCGAGGCGGGCGCCTGGAACACCGGTGCACTGGAGGACAACCGCGGTTACAAGGTCCGCTACAAGGGCGGCTACTTCCCGGTCCCGCCGGTCGACCACTTCGCCGACCTGCGTGCCGAGATCTCCCTGGAGCTGGCCAAGTCCGGCCTCCAGGTCGAGCGCCAGCACCACGAGGTGGGCACCGCCGGCCAGGCCGAGATCAACTACAAGTTCAACACGCTGCTCGCCGCGGCCGACGACCTCCAGCTCTTCAAGTACATCGTGAAGAACGTGGCCTGGCGCAACGGCAAGACCGCGACCTTCATGCCGAAGCCGATCTTCGGTGACAACGGCTCGGGCATGCACGTCCACCAGTCCCTGTGGGCCGGCGGCTCCCCGCTCTTCTACGACGAGGCCGGTTACGCGGGCCTGTCGGACACCGCCCGCTACTACATCGGCGGCATCCTCAAGCACGCCCCGTCGCTGCTGGCCTTCACCAACCCGACGGTGAACTCCTACCACCGTCTGGTGCCGGGCTTCGAGGCGCCGATCAACCTCGTCTACTCGCAGCGCAACCGCTCCGCGGCCATGCGTATCCCGATCACGGGCTCCAACCCGAAGGCCAAGCGCGTCGAGTTCCGTGCGCCCGACTCCTCCGGCAACCCGTACCTGGCCTTCTCCGCGCTCCTCCTGGCGGGCCTCGACGGCATCAAGAACAAGATCGAGCCGGCCGAGCCGATCGACAAGGACCTGTACGAGCTGGCTCCCGAGGAGCACGCGAACGTCGCCCAGGTCCCGACCTCGCTCCCGGCGGTCCTCGACTCCCTCGAGGCGGACCACGAGTTCCTCCTCCAGGGCGACGTCTTCACGCCGGACCTGATCGAGACGTGGATCGACTTCAAGCGGACGAACGAGATCGCCCCGCTGCAGCTGCGTCCGCACCCGCACGAGTTCGAGCTGTACTTCGACGTGTGA
- a CDS encoding acyltransferase — translation MRAPSAPSQSLTAAGSVRPSRLGWLDALRGIAALVVVFDHSSYSFMAEFRQELMWEFNTSRYGIMVFFLVSGYIIPASLERRGSIRGFWIGRIFRIYPLWATVVVALLVAHLLGIAQIRDFGGESVTAVAVAHVTLFQELLGTPNLLLVLWTLSYEMAFYLLVVALFSVRRHQWSATYAVGLAALGAVSVAAGVALPVSALSGAVGVAPLVAVAALTMAAAIGCASAGSPAVRVCGAVLGGLLALVLVMCNGTVPVWEGLTILAVMFLGTAVYRAERGESSWRSAAGAAAVVVVCAVGSAYQYGGGSHFTRRGWIVAFLLAVATFGVGLAVRHRRLPWWLIGLGTISYSVYLVHPVLPRCPTARSGAGSGTTSCWRSCSTPCCCPSAC, via the coding sequence GTGCGAGCACCCTCCGCGCCTTCGCAGTCGCTCACGGCTGCCGGGTCCGTTCGTCCCTCACGCCTGGGGTGGCTGGACGCACTGCGCGGCATCGCGGCGCTCGTCGTGGTCTTCGACCACTCCTCGTACTCCTTCATGGCCGAGTTCCGGCAGGAGCTGATGTGGGAGTTCAACACCAGCCGGTACGGCATCATGGTGTTCTTCCTGGTGAGCGGCTACATCATCCCCGCCTCGCTCGAACGTCGGGGAAGCATCCGGGGTTTCTGGATCGGGCGGATCTTCCGCATCTACCCGCTGTGGGCGACCGTGGTCGTGGCCCTCCTCGTGGCCCACCTGCTGGGCATCGCACAGATCCGTGACTTCGGCGGGGAGAGCGTCACCGCGGTCGCCGTCGCCCATGTCACGTTGTTCCAGGAATTGCTGGGCACGCCCAACCTCCTCCTCGTCCTGTGGACGCTCTCGTACGAGATGGCCTTCTACCTGCTGGTCGTCGCCCTGTTCTCGGTCCGCCGCCACCAGTGGTCGGCCACCTACGCCGTGGGCTTGGCGGCGCTCGGCGCCGTCAGCGTGGCGGCCGGGGTCGCGCTGCCCGTCTCCGCTCTGTCCGGGGCCGTGGGAGTCGCCCCGCTGGTGGCCGTGGCCGCGCTCACCATGGCCGCCGCCATCGGCTGCGCGAGCGCGGGATCACCCGCGGTCCGGGTGTGCGGAGCGGTACTGGGCGGTCTGCTGGCGCTGGTCCTGGTCATGTGCAACGGGACGGTCCCCGTGTGGGAGGGGCTCACGATCCTTGCCGTGATGTTCCTCGGTACCGCCGTCTACCGGGCCGAACGCGGTGAGAGCAGCTGGCGGAGCGCGGCCGGCGCCGCCGCCGTGGTGGTGGTCTGTGCCGTGGGAAGCGCGTATCAGTACGGCGGGGGCTCCCACTTCACCCGGCGCGGTTGGATCGTGGCGTTCCTGCTGGCCGTCGCCACGTTCGGCGTCGGGCTGGCGGTCCGGCACCGGCGGCTGCCGTGGTGGCTGATCGGACTGGGAACGATCAGCTACTCCGTGTACCTGGTGCACCCGGTGCTGCCGCGGTGTCCGACGGCACGCTCGGGCGCTGGGAGCGGGACAACCTCGTGCTGGAGATCGTGTTCTACGCCGTGCTGCTGCCCGTCAGCGTGCTGA